A region from the Aliarcobacter thereius LMG 24486 genome encodes:
- the thiS gene encoding sulfur carrier protein ThiS — protein MKLIINGQEKNIKNNLSLEEIINNLNNTSESIACAVNMNIVKKCEWNSYLPKENDLIEILNFNSSVG, from the coding sequence ATTATAAATGGACAAGAAAAAAATATAAAAAATAATTTATCTCTTGAAGAGATAATCAATAATTTAAATAATACAAGTGAATCAATAGCTTGTGCAGTAAATATGAATATAGTTAAAAAATGTGAATGGAATAGTTATTTACCAAAAGAGAACGATTTAATAGAGATTTTAAATTTTAATTCAAGTGTAGGTTAA
- a CDS encoding YraN family protein codes for MSREKGDFAEKRAIFFLKENGFEIIETNFYAKKLGEIDIIAKKNSVYHFCEVKSGIDYDQAVANITPNKLSKIKRSVEYYLQLKKIDSAFCIDAIIVDDLNISFVENITI; via the coding sequence ATGAGCAGAGAAAAAGGTGATTTTGCAGAAAAAAGGGCTATTTTCTTTTTAAAAGAGAATGGTTTTGAAATAATAGAAACAAATTTTTATGCAAAAAAACTTGGTGAGATTGATATAATTGCAAAGAAAAATAGTGTTTATCACTTTTGTGAAGTAAAATCTGGAATAGATTACGATCAAGCAGTAGCAAATATAACTCCAAATAAATTATCAAAAATAAAAAGAAGTGTAGAGTATTATTTACAATTAAAAAAAATAGATAGTGCTTTTTGTATAGATGCAATAATTGTAGATGATTTAAATATAAGTTTCGTAGAAAATATTACTATCTAA
- a CDS encoding aminotransferase class I/II-fold pyridoxal phosphate-dependent enzyme, protein MYEKELNAISKSNRTRSRKLFNKDLKDLASNDYLGLAQNKSLLRKTYKKLKKESCFSPKASILVNGYSNIHNKFEKKLCKANGFEDGIVVGNGFLANISLIESLVRKGDILFIDEEYHASGILATKLLNPSQVILFPHNNFKDLENKLKNNQNNGRVIIAIEGVYSMNGNLAKKEFFDLADNYNALLIVDEAHSSGVIGDNLLGIYDFYNIKIKDNHIKMGTLGKAYGSYGAYILASKNIIKFLENRAKPIIYSTAPSLFDIALANESLNYILKNKEKLKQKIKQNLNIIKSYLGIESNSLIIPIDINDNKKVITIQEELKKSNFLVGAIRQPTVKRAILRLIAKIDIKKKDLIEVCKQIKEFNADK, encoded by the coding sequence TTGTACGAAAAAGAGTTAAATGCCATTTCTAAATCAAACAGAACAAGATCTAGAAAATTATTTAATAAAGATTTAAAAGATCTTGCATCAAATGATTATTTAGGTCTTGCACAAAATAAAAGCTTATTAAGAAAAACCTATAAAAAGCTTAAAAAAGAGAGTTGTTTCTCTCCAAAAGCTTCTATTTTAGTAAATGGCTATTCAAATATTCATAATAAATTTGAGAAAAAACTTTGCAAAGCTAATGGTTTTGAAGATGGAATTGTTGTTGGAAATGGTTTTTTAGCAAATATTTCACTTATTGAAAGTTTAGTTAGAAAAGGAGATATTCTTTTTATTGATGAAGAGTATCATGCAAGTGGGATTTTGGCTACTAAGCTTTTAAATCCTTCACAGGTTATCCTTTTTCCTCATAATAACTTTAAAGATTTAGAAAATAAATTAAAAAACAATCAAAATAATGGAAGAGTAATCATTGCTATTGAAGGTGTATATTCAATGAATGGAAATCTTGCAAAAAAAGAGTTTTTTGATTTAGCAGATAATTATAATGCACTTTTAATAGTAGATGAAGCACATAGTTCAGGAGTTATTGGTGATAATCTTTTAGGTATCTACGACTTTTATAATATAAAGATAAAAGATAATCACATAAAAATGGGTACTTTGGGTAAAGCTTATGGATCTTATGGAGCATATATTTTAGCTTCAAAAAACATTATAAAGTTTTTAGAAAATAGAGCAAAACCAATTATATATTCAACAGCACCTAGTTTATTTGATATTGCACTTGCAAATGAGTCTTTAAACTATATTTTAAAGAATAAAGAAAAATTAAAACAAAAAATTAAACAAAATTTAAATATAATCAAAAGTTACTTAGGTATTGAAAGTAATTCATTAATTATACCAATAGATATAAATGATAATAAAAAAGTTATAACAATTCAAGAAGAGCTTAAAAAAAGCAATTTTTTAGTTGGTGCTATAAGACAACCAACAGTAAAAAGAGCAATTTTAAGGCTCATTGCCAAAATAGATATTAAAAAGAAAGATTTAATAGAAGTTTGCAAACAAATAAAGGAATTCAATGCAGATAAATGA
- a CDS encoding carbonic anhydrase produces the protein MQINDLVKGNKKFREARFSKYETDLKQLCKDGQNPDILFIGCSDSRVTPELVLDTKPGDMFTLRNVGNFVPPYNPDEDFHGTSAVIEYAVNVLNVKHIIVCGHSHCGACKSLYQDLGDSPDLVNIKKWLELGKKAKEYTLLATMDKNNKEQIYRTTEKVSIVYQMENLLTFPYIVRRVKEGTLQIHGWYYDIEDGKIDFYDGSDCSFKPLDEFNNELSN, from the coding sequence ATGCAGATAAATGATTTAGTCAAAGGTAATAAAAAGTTTAGAGAAGCCAGATTCTCTAAATATGAGACAGATTTAAAACAACTTTGTAAAGATGGACAAAATCCAGATATTCTTTTTATAGGTTGTAGTGATAGTAGAGTTACTCCTGAGCTTGTTCTTGATACAAAACCTGGAGATATGTTTACTCTTAGAAATGTTGGGAATTTTGTTCCTCCTTATAATCCTGATGAAGATTTTCACGGTACAAGTGCTGTTATTGAATATGCTGTAAATGTTTTAAATGTAAAACATATTATTGTATGTGGTCACTCACATTGTGGAGCTTGTAAAAGTTTATATCAAGATTTAGGAGATTCTCCTGATTTAGTAAATATTAAAAAATGGCTAGAGCTTGGAAAAAAAGCAAAAGAATATACACTTCTAGCAACTATGGATAAAAACAATAAAGAGCAAATTTATAGAACCACAGAAAAAGTTTCTATTGTTTATCAAATGGAAAACCTTTTGACTTTTCCTTATATTGTAAGAAGAGTTAAGGAAGGAACACTACAAATTCATGGTTGGTACTATGATATTGAAGATGGAAAAATTGACTTTTATGATGGAAGCGATTGCTCTTTCAAACCCTTAGATGAGTTTAATAATGAATTATCAAACTAG
- the mqnE gene encoding aminofutalosine synthase MqnE, translated as MILENDLLEKLENGSRLNFEEGVKLFDLDVITLGHYANKIRTDKFGKKTYFNINRHINPTNICKDVCQFCAYSATRKNPNQYTLSHEEILKTVENSSKNGIKEVHIVSAHNPNTGLDWYMDIFKKIRKNFPDIHIKALTAAEIHFLSTEYNLSYQEIINIMCESGVDSMPGGGAEIFDEKVRKRICGGKVSSTQWLEIHKLWHEKGRKSNATMLFGHIESRENRVDHILRLRDLQDITNGFNAFIPLVFQTENNYLKVKEPVTANEILKTYAISRILLDNIPNIKAYWATSTVKLALIAQEFGANDVDGTIEKESIQSAAGAASKNGIAQLEFVDLIKNAGFIPVERDSIYNELKVY; from the coding sequence ATGATTTTAGAAAATGATTTATTAGAAAAACTAGAAAATGGTTCTAGATTAAATTTTGAAGAGGGTGTAAAACTTTTTGATTTAGATGTTATTACTTTAGGTCATTATGCAAATAAAATAAGAACAGATAAATTTGGTAAAAAAACATATTTTAATATAAATAGACATATAAATCCTACAAATATTTGTAAAGATGTTTGTCAATTTTGTGCATATAGTGCAACAAGAAAAAATCCAAATCAATATACTTTAAGCCACGAAGAAATTCTAAAAACAGTTGAAAACTCTTCTAAAAATGGAATTAAAGAAGTGCATATTGTTTCAGCTCACAATCCAAATACAGGTTTAGATTGGTATATGGATATATTTAAAAAAATAAGAAAAAACTTTCCTGATATTCATATAAAAGCCTTAACAGCTGCTGAAATCCACTTTTTAAGTACTGAATATAATCTAAGCTATCAAGAAATAATCAATATTATGTGTGAAAGTGGTGTTGATTCAATGCCAGGTGGTGGAGCTGAAATTTTTGATGAAAAAGTAAGAAAAAGAATTTGTGGTGGTAAAGTAAGTTCTACTCAATGGTTAGAAATACACAAACTTTGGCATGAAAAAGGCAGAAAAAGTAATGCAACTATGCTTTTTGGTCATATTGAATCAAGAGAAAATAGAGTTGATCATATATTAAGATTAAGAGATTTACAAGATATTACAAATGGATTTAATGCATTTATTCCTCTTGTTTTTCAAACAGAAAATAACTACTTAAAAGTAAAAGAACCTGTAACTGCAAATGAAATCTTAAAAACCTATGCAATTTCAAGAATACTTCTTGATAATATCCCAAATATAAAAGCTTATTGGGCAACCTCAACTGTAAAACTAGCATTAATTGCTCAAGAATTTGGTGCAAATGATGTTGATGGAACTATTGAAAAAGAATCAATACAAAGTGCAGCTGGAGCTGCTAGTAAAAATGGTATTGCTCAATTAGAATTTGTTGATTTAATTAAGAATGCAGGATTTATACCTGTTGAAAGAGATAGTATTTATAATGAATTAAAAGTATATTAA
- a CDS encoding lysophospholipid acyltransferase family protein: MWKKFKKRFAPKILYYLVKIIYATNKKIYHHPKDNGETFIISMWHADLMSQPYNYFAFKKDGIVSAMISENRDGEIIAKLVENFNIGAVRGSSSKGGAKALINALKELKAGNEVAITPDGPRGPRYSIADGIVVIAQKSSKKIRCFNAIPTRYWQFNSWDKFILPKPFGTINFYISEAFSVENMEIDEAKTLIKEKMMIHSLD, encoded by the coding sequence ATGTGGAAAAAGTTTAAAAAAAGATTTGCTCCAAAAATATTATATTACCTTGTAAAGATAATATATGCTACAAATAAAAAAATTTATCATCATCCAAAAGATAATGGAGAAACATTTATAATATCAATGTGGCATGCAGATTTAATGTCACAACCATATAACTACTTTGCATTTAAAAAAGATGGAATAGTAAGTGCTATGATTAGCGAAAATAGAGATGGTGAAATAATAGCAAAATTAGTCGAGAATTTTAATATAGGTGCTGTTAGGGGTTCTAGTTCAAAAGGTGGAGCAAAAGCACTTATAAATGCTTTAAAAGAGCTAAAAGCTGGAAATGAAGTTGCAATTACTCCTGATGGTCCAAGAGGACCTAGATATAGTATTGCAGATGGAATAGTTGTAATTGCTCAAAAAAGTTCTAAAAAGATTAGATGTTTTAATGCTATTCCTACAAGATATTGGCAATTTAACTCATGGGACAAGTTTATTCTTCCAAAGCCTTTTGGTACAATTAACTTTTATATTAGTGAAGCTTTTAGTGTTGAAAATATGGAGATTGATGAAGCAAAAACTCTTATAAAAGAGAAGATGATGATACACTCTTTAGATTAA
- the miaB gene encoding tRNA (N6-isopentenyl adenosine(37)-C2)-methylthiotransferase MiaB, with the protein MSKKLFIQTLGCQMNDTDSKHIQAELEKHKDYTKTDKLEEADLIIINTCSVREKPVQKLFSEIGQFNKKKKDGAKIGVCGCTASHLGNDIIKRAPYVDFVLGARNISKIKDVVDIKGAVEISIENDDSNYEFATPSTNNYRTSVNISVGCDKECTYCIVPSTRGEEISIPPEMIVTQIQKAVDTGAVEVMLLGQNVNSYGKRFSDKRAKYSFTKLLQDISKIEKLERIRFTSPHPLHMDDEFIEEFAKNPKISKCIHMPLQSGSTSILKAMKRGYTKDWFLNRAFKLRELIPELRITTDIIVAFPGESDEDFNDTLDVVNQVKFDQIFNFKYSARPNTKALELSDFEVPNDIGSARLEELIEIHKRHLEQSMPKMIGETVNVLVESLKPNGEVSGYTDNYFLVFAKGSDELLGKFVDIKINEVTRTSLKGVVVA; encoded by the coding sequence ATGAGTAAAAAACTATTTATACAAACTTTAGGGTGTCAAATGAATGACACTGATAGTAAGCATATTCAAGCAGAACTTGAGAAACACAAGGATTATACAAAAACAGATAAACTTGAAGAAGCAGATTTAATTATAATTAATACTTGTTCAGTAAGAGAAAAACCTGTTCAAAAACTTTTTTCTGAAATTGGACAATTTAATAAAAAGAAAAAAGATGGTGCAAAAATAGGTGTTTGTGGTTGTACTGCTTCTCATTTAGGAAACGATATTATAAAAAGAGCGCCATATGTTGATTTTGTTTTAGGTGCTAGAAATATATCTAAAATAAAAGATGTTGTGGATATAAAAGGTGCTGTTGAGATTAGTATTGAAAATGATGATTCAAACTATGAATTTGCAACACCAAGTACAAATAATTATAGAACAAGTGTTAATATATCTGTTGGCTGTGATAAAGAGTGTACATATTGTATTGTTCCAAGTACAAGAGGAGAAGAGATCTCTATTCCACCTGAAATGATTGTTACACAAATTCAAAAAGCAGTTGACACAGGTGCTGTTGAAGTTATGCTTTTAGGACAAAATGTAAACTCTTATGGAAAAAGATTTAGTGATAAAAGAGCTAAATATAGCTTTACAAAACTTTTACAAGATATCTCAAAAATCGAAAAGCTAGAAAGAATAAGATTTACATCCCCACATCCTTTACATATGGATGATGAGTTTATTGAAGAGTTTGCAAAAAATCCAAAAATATCAAAATGTATTCATATGCCTTTACAAAGTGGTTCAACATCAATTTTAAAAGCAATGAAAAGAGGATATACAAAAGATTGGTTTTTAAATAGAGCTTTTAAATTAAGAGAACTTATTCCAGAATTAAGGATTACAACTGATATTATTGTTGCTTTTCCAGGTGAAAGTGATGAAGATTTTAATGATACTTTAGATGTTGTAAATCAAGTTAAATTTGATCAAATTTTTAATTTTAAATACTCTGCTAGACCAAATACAAAAGCTTTAGAGTTAAGTGATTTTGAAGTACCAAATGATATTGGAAGTGCAAGACTTGAAGAGTTAATAGAGATTCATAAAAGACATTTAGAACAAAGTATGCCAAAAATGATTGGTGAAACTGTAAATGTTTTAGTTGAAAGCCTTAAGCCAAATGGTGAAGTAAGTGGATATACAGATAATTACTTTTTGGTTTTTGCAAAAGGAAGTGATGAACTTTTAGGAAAATTTGTAGATATTAAGATAAATGAAGTTACAAGAACATCTTTAAAAGGAGTAGTTGTAGCATAA
- a CDS encoding HP0268 family nuclease has product MELLLARNELKEKPKKLHLDKIKEELKKDSQKIFYFDRDNSHKDMMSLVEALEKEGYNIYFREIKYGLADDEYMYEVHAL; this is encoded by the coding sequence ATGGAATTACTACTTGCTAGAAATGAATTAAAAGAAAAGCCTAAAAAGCTTCATCTTGATAAGATTAAAGAAGAGTTAAAAAAAGATTCTCAAAAAATATTTTACTTTGATAGAGATAACTCACATAAAGATATGATGTCTTTAGTAGAAGCTTTAGAAAAAGAGGGGTACAACATATATTTTAGAGAGATAAAATATGGATTAGCTGATGATGAATATATGTATGAGGTTCATGCTCTGTAA
- the nusA gene encoding transcription termination factor NusA, with product MDKIIDILDSIAYEKGLKITDVESALKEALIKTAQKMVDHSLVFDAKLDRANKKLTLLQKIEVVANDDKRLLEETLDEEGKVLNKENFIKIDEAKSINSELELGDFLSYELEFENMGRNAAVILSSNFEYRLQRFIEENIMAKFKEKVGKTISGVVTRIDKADNTFIDIAEIKGILQRKNRIKGEKFRVGDTLKAVVRSVNIDKNFGLIIELSRTSPKFLENLLATEVPELKDEKIVIEASARIPGSRSKIALSTKNPTIDAIGAVVGVKGVRINSVSKELNGENIDCVEYSTIPEMFIARALSPASVNSVKIEFEPKNGEKGKAIATINSDQKSKAIGKEGLNIRLASMLTKYDIEIKEIGSSTPSLDNGEVKKDEIKADSSALEALFK from the coding sequence ATGGATAAGATAATAGATATTTTAGACTCTATTGCATATGAAAAAGGTTTGAAAATAACTGATGTTGAAAGTGCTTTAAAAGAAGCTCTTATAAAAACTGCTCAAAAAATGGTTGATCATAGTTTAGTATTTGATGCAAAACTTGATAGAGCAAATAAAAAATTAACTCTTTTACAAAAAATAGAAGTTGTAGCTAATGATGACAAAAGACTTTTAGAAGAGACTTTAGATGAAGAAGGAAAAGTTTTAAACAAAGAAAATTTCATAAAAATAGATGAAGCAAAATCTATAAATAGTGAATTAGAACTTGGAGATTTTTTAAGTTATGAATTAGAGTTTGAAAATATGGGAAGAAATGCAGCTGTTATTTTATCTAGTAATTTTGAATATAGACTTCAAAGATTTATTGAAGAAAATATTATGGCAAAATTCAAAGAGAAAGTTGGTAAAACAATCTCAGGTGTTGTTACAAGAATAGATAAAGCTGATAATACTTTTATTGATATAGCAGAAATAAAAGGTATTCTACAAAGAAAAAATAGAATAAAAGGTGAAAAATTTAGAGTTGGAGATACTTTAAAAGCTGTTGTAAGAAGCGTAAATATTGATAAAAACTTCGGTCTTATCATAGAGCTATCAAGAACTAGCCCTAAATTCTTAGAAAATCTTTTAGCTACTGAAGTTCCAGAACTTAAAGATGAAAAAATTGTAATTGAAGCGAGTGCTAGAATTCCTGGTTCTAGATCTAAAATTGCTCTTAGTACAAAAAATCCAACAATAGATGCAATTGGTGCTGTTGTTGGAGTAAAAGGAGTTAGAATAAACTCTGTTTCAAAAGAGTTAAATGGCGAAAATATTGATTGTGTTGAATATTCAACTATCCCTGAAATGTTTATTGCAAGAGCTTTAAGCCCTGCTTCTGTAAATAGTGTAAAAATTGAGTTTGAACCAAAAAATGGAGAAAAAGGAAAAGCGATTGCTACAATTAACAGTGATCAAAAATCAAAAGCTATTGGAAAAGAGGGTTTAAATATTAGACTTGCTTCTATGCTTACAAAATATGATATTGAGATAAAAGAGATTGGTTCTTCAACACCAAGTTTAGATAATGGCGAAGTAAAAAAAGATGAAATAAAAGCTGATTCTTCTGCACTAGAAGCTCTATTTAAATAA